The Flavivirga eckloniae genomic interval TGTTCTTTCAAAACCGTATTGAAATTTATACTCTAAACCATCAATAAACTCGTAAGACGCATAGAGCGATCCTAATATTTTAACAACATCGGTTACATTATTACCTATGGTTTGAAGCCTAACCGGATTTTCTGCATCCGATCCACCATCTGAACCATCCGGCCCACCGAAACCGCCCAGATTGTTCGAATCATAAGCTGGGGTATAAGGTAACGACTTGATCATATGCTCCACTAATGTCCTATCTCCATTCTGCTCCTCATTTTTCATTTCTGAATCTGCAATAGCCAGAGTTTCTCCTATTTTAAACTTATTACCCAATTTGAATTCACTATTTGCCCTTAGAGACGATCTGTTAAATCCTGTATTAATAATAATACCTTCTTGATCTATAAACCCTGCAGATATATTAAATATAGCCGCATCACTTCCTCCAGAAACACCTACATTCGTATTATAAACAAATGCTGACTGAAATACTTCGTCTTGCCAGTCGGTATTGAGTGTTGTAGACGCTTCATTTTCGGTATATCTGTTAGGCAAACCGAATGTCTCAGAGGCATATTGCCTAAACTGCTCTGAGTTAAGCAAGTCCAATGTTTTTGGAATACTTTGAGTAGATACATATGAATCTAAAGTAACTCTGGTTTTTCCTGATTTCCCTTTTTTAGTTGTTATAATTACAACACCATTAGAAGCTCTAGACCCATATATAGCAGCTGTTGATGCATCTTTTAACACATCGATAGTTTCTATATCATTGGGGTTAATTTCATTAATACTTCCGGAAACAATACCATCTATAACATATAATGGTTGACTATTACCAAAAGTTCCCAAACCACGAATTTGAACTTGGGGAGCAGTCCCCGGAGATCCTCCGTTAATTATCGTAACACCTGGCGCTTGACCCTGTAGGGCTTGGTCTGCAGATATTACTGGTGTTCTGTTAATATCCTCCGATTTCACCGAAGAAATAGCACCGGTTACTAAACGCCTCGACGTTTTTCCGTAACCTACCACGACAATTTCACTTAATGCACTAGTGTCTTCAACTAGAACAACATTGATTTCAGATCTTCCATCAACAGGAACTTCAAGTGTTTCGTAACCAACATAGCTAAAAACCAATATAGCGTTTGTATCTACATTAGTAAGACTATACTTTCCATCAAAATCGGATCCTGCTCCATTAGTAGTTCCTTTTACTATAACATTAGCACCAGGTAAAGGACCATTTGAATCAGAAATAGTACCAGTCACATTTTGAGAATACATAGATATGCTCAAAATAAAAATCACTAAAAAAAGCAATTTTTTAAATAATTTTTTTTTCATAAATCATTGTAAATTAGTATATTAAAAAATAATTTTTAATAGTTTCATTAAATAAGGTAGATTTGTAATGAGCAAAAATCATTATCCGATATTATTTAATGATTAGTTAATATTTAGTTTGCAACACAAATTTAACATCAAAATAAGCATATATATAATATGATTTTATCAAATAATAGTATATATTTCTCACAATACCTTAAATACATTTCATATGCTGGATAATATACACAGAGAAATAACCCAACTCACGCCAGAGGATAGTTTTTTAGTTTTCGATCGGGTAAAAGACGACTTCGACTTCCCCATCCACTTTCATCCCGAGTATGAATTGAACTTTATACAAAACGGCAAAGGCGTTAGGAGGATTGTTGGCGATAATATTGAAGAAATAGACGACATTGAACTTGTTTTTGTTGGATCGAACGTAGTCCACGCATGGGAACTACATAAATGCCAATGCAAACAAATTCATGAAATCACCATACACATAAATTACGATTTACTTGACGAAAAACTGTTAGCACGAAATATATTCAAGCCCATAAAGGACATGTTTGAGAAATCTGCCCATGGCATTCTTTTCTCAAGAAAGGTTTCAAAAGAAATGGCGCCAAGGCTTATAAAGCTTAGCAAAACAGATGGTATAGACTACTATTTAGAGTTTATATCTATATTATACGACTTGGCAAACTCAAGAAATCAGCGCATGCTGTCCAATTTCACAACACAAAAGAGAAGTTTTGAAAATAGTTCGAAAATAAAAAAGGTTTACGACTACATTCAAAATAATTTTGACAAAAAAATATCACTGGACGAAATATCAACCCTAGTAAATATGACTCCAGTCTCCTTTAATAGGTTTATAAAAAAGCGAACAGGGAAAACTTTTGTGGTTTACGTTAACAGTACCCGTATAAGCCACGCTAGCAAACTACTACTGGAAACAGATTTAAGTATTGCTGAAATAAGTTTTAAATGCGGATTTAACAATATAGCCAACTTTAATCGTATCTTTAAAAAAGAGAAAAAGGCTACGCCTAGTGAATACAGAGAGAATTTTAATGCATGTATAAAACGTGTTCTATAGCATTTTTCCTTCTTTCTCATTACTCATCTAAACACCCTATCCTTCTTATACTTCACCTATTTCTATTAAAAATAGTATCATCAATTGACTATTTAGGGCAACTAAATACGTATCAATACATATATTTTTGTATAACATATTCAGAAAAAGAATTGTTTCCGTTTAAATTTTAAAAAAGAATTAAACCAATTAAGCTTATATACCAGGTGTTTGCACAAGGTTTTATGTCCAAAGCCATAATGTGCTCCAACAGAATAAAAAATATCAAAATGCAATACATTTTTAATATGTAAATGAAAAAATAGTATCATAAAATTTTAAAATAGTACATTTTTCTATCGACATTCTAGATTCTGACAAAACATAAACACCTGTATATAATCACGTTAAACAGAAACATCATTATACATGAATATCAAATTTAAATTCATTACATATATAATAGTAACAATAACGTTTATGGCTTGTACCGATAATCAAAATGAAGACACGATAATCTACTCTAAGATAGATCCAATCAATAAAAAAGTAGATTCTCTTATTAAAATAATGACGCTAAGAGAAAAAATTGGTCAAATGAATCAGTATAACGGGTTTTGGGATGTTACCGGACCTGTTCCCAATGAGGGTGATGCAGAAGAGAAATACGAACACTTAAAAAATGGACTTGTAGGCTCCATGCTTTCCGTAAGAGGTACCAAAGCTGTTAAAGCTGTACAAAAAATTGCTGTTGAGGAATCCAGATTAGGTATTCCCTTAATTATAGGCTTTGATGTTATTCATGGTTACAAAACATTAAGTCCCATACCTTTAGCCGAAGCTGCCAGCTGGGATTTAGAAGCTATAGAAAAATCCGCACAAGTTGCTGCTGCCGAGGCTTCTGCTGCTGGTATAAACTGGACATTTGCTCCAATGGTAGACATCTCCAGAGACCCTAGATGGGGTCGTGTTATGGAAGGAGCCGGAGAAGACCCTTTTTTAGGCAGTAAAATTGCAACAGCCAGAGTTAATGGGTTTCAAGGCGACGACCTATCTAAACCAAACACCATAGCTGCATGTGCCAAACACTTTGCTGCTTACGGATTTTCTGAAGCCGGAAAAGAATACAATACAGTAGATATAGGAAGTTCAACATTACACAACATGGCCCTTCCTCCGTTTAAGGCAGCCGTAGATGCTAATGTAAAAACCTTTATGAATGCGTTTAATGAATACAATGGTGTACCTGCTACTGGCAACAAATACTTATTAAGGGATATTTTAAAGAAGAAATGGGATTTTAAGGGTTTTGTGATTTCAGATTGGGCCTCTATTAAAGAGCTTGTCGTTTGGGGCTATGCGCAAGACAATAAAGATGCAGCTAAAATGGCAGCAATTGCGGGTTCCGATATGGATATGGAATCACACATTTACGTCCATGAATTAGAACAACTTGTAAAAGATGGCGTTATTGAAGAAAGTATTATTGACGATGCCGTTAGAAGAATCTTAACGGTAAAATTTGAATTAGGCTTATTTGACGACCCATACAGATATTGCGACGAAACCAGAGAAAAAGAAGTGGTGAACAGTCCAAAACACTTGGATGCTGTTCTCGATATAGCGAAAAAATCTATCGTTCTACTTAAAAACGAAAACAATTTACTGCCATTAAAAAAAGAAGGTCAAAATATTGCTTTAATTGGTGCTTTAGCTAATGAAAAAAACAGCCCGTTAGGCAGCTGGAGAATTGCGTCTAAAGACAATACTGGAGTATCTGTATTAGAAGGGATGCAGGAATACAAGGGCAATGATCTGGTTTATAAAAAAGGTACAGACGTAACTGTTGGCCCTACACAATTCGTAAATGAAATTGAAATAAACACCGCCGACAAAAGCGAATTCAAAGACGCCATTAATGCTGCTAAAGCTGCCGATGTGGTCGTTATGGTTTTGGGCGAACATGGTTTTCAAAGTGGAGAAGCCAGAAGTAGAACCGATATAAACCTACCCGGTGTACAACAAGAATTATTAGAGGAAGTTTACAAAGTAAATAAAAACATCGTTCTAGTATTAAACAACGGACGCCCTTTAACAATTAACTGGGCAGACGAACATATTCCAGCTATTGTTGAAGCATGGCAACTCGGCACACAAGCCGGACATGCGATAGCACAAGTACTTTACGGAGATTATAACCCAAGCGGAAAACTACCTATGACTTTCCCAAGAAATATTGGTCAAATACCCATATACTATAATTAC includes:
- the bglX gene encoding beta-glucosidase BglX; the encoded protein is MNIKFKFITYIIVTITFMACTDNQNEDTIIYSKIDPINKKVDSLIKIMTLREKIGQMNQYNGFWDVTGPVPNEGDAEEKYEHLKNGLVGSMLSVRGTKAVKAVQKIAVEESRLGIPLIIGFDVIHGYKTLSPIPLAEAASWDLEAIEKSAQVAAAEASAAGINWTFAPMVDISRDPRWGRVMEGAGEDPFLGSKIATARVNGFQGDDLSKPNTIAACAKHFAAYGFSEAGKEYNTVDIGSSTLHNMALPPFKAAVDANVKTFMNAFNEYNGVPATGNKYLLRDILKKKWDFKGFVISDWASIKELVVWGYAQDNKDAAKMAAIAGSDMDMESHIYVHELEQLVKDGVIEESIIDDAVRRILTVKFELGLFDDPYRYCDETREKEVVNSPKHLDAVLDIAKKSIVLLKNENNLLPLKKEGQNIALIGALANEKNSPLGSWRIASKDNTGVSVLEGMQEYKGNDLVYKKGTDVTVGPTQFVNEIEINTADKSEFKDAINAAKAADVVVMVLGEHGFQSGEARSRTDINLPGVQQELLEEVYKVNKNIVLVLNNGRPLTINWADEHIPAIVEAWQLGTQAGHAIAQVLYGDYNPSGKLPMTFPRNIGQIPIYYNYKNTGRPASDKNNPSLVFWSHYSDVENTPLYPFGHGLSYTTFKYENLALNKAIFNSDEDINISVEVSNTGKVTGKEVVQLYIRDLVASVTRPVKELKGFELIKLAPGETKTVNFVLNKETLGFYSNEGNFIIEPGTFQIFVGGSSYTILDTRFELK
- a CDS encoding AraC family transcriptional regulator, which produces MLDNIHREITQLTPEDSFLVFDRVKDDFDFPIHFHPEYELNFIQNGKGVRRIVGDNIEEIDDIELVFVGSNVVHAWELHKCQCKQIHEITIHINYDLLDEKLLARNIFKPIKDMFEKSAHGILFSRKVSKEMAPRLIKLSKTDGIDYYLEFISILYDLANSRNQRMLSNFTTQKRSFENSSKIKKVYDYIQNNFDKKISLDEISTLVNMTPVSFNRFIKKRTGKTFVVYVNSTRISHASKLLLETDLSIAEISFKCGFNNIANFNRIFKKEKKATPSEYRENFNACIKRVL